The Thioalkalivibrio thiocyanodenitrificans ARhD 1 nucleotide sequence CCATTCTCGCATGGCCCCACGCGCCGCGTCATGGACGGCCCTGCGGGCAGGATGTGACACAGGCTATAATGTTCCACTTCACATATGACGGGAGCATGCCTCCATGCGCATCTGCTGGTCCCACTGGGCCATGATCGCCCTCGTGGTGGCGCTCGGAAGTGCCTCCCTGCTGGCCAGTTGCGGACAGAAGGGGGATCTCTACCTGCCCGAGGAGCCTGCCGAGGAAACCCGCAACGAAGACGGGCTCCGATAGTCAAAAGAACAGGTTCCGGGTGCGAAGCGAAGGTACGGCGCGTCGGGAGCTCTCCCGGGCGATGCCTTCAATCCGCCATTGCCGCGCCGGGTAGCCCGGCCCCACCGTTCCACTGTCCCGGTTTGAGGCATTGCCATGGATCATTTCAAGTATCGAGACGGTGAGCTGCACGCGGAAGACGTGCCCATGGCGCGCATCGCGGGCGCTCACGGCACACCGTGCTACGTGTACTCCCGCGCCACCCTGGAGCGTCACTGGCGGGCATTCGATGCGGCACTGGGTGACCACCCCCACCTCATCTGCTATGCAGTCAAGGCCAACTCGAGCCTGGCCGTGCTCAACGTGCTCGCCCGGCTCGGTTCCGGTTTCGACATTGTTTCCGCGGGGGAACTGGAGCGCGTGCTGCGTGCCGGGGGCGACCCTGCGCGGGTGGTCTTCTCCGGGGTGGGCAAGCGCGCCGACGAGATGCGCCGGGCGCTGGAAGCGGGCATCCGCTGCTTCAATGTGGAGTCCGAGGCGGAACTGCACCGGCTCAATGACGTGGCGGGCGAGGTGGGCATTCCGGCACCCGTCTCCATGCGCGTGAACCCGGACGTGGACGCAAGGACCCACCCGTACATTTCCACGGGGCTCAAGGAAAACAAGTTCGGTGTGGACATCCGCGAGGCACCGGTTTTGTATCGCAAGGCGGCGGAACTGCCG carries:
- the lptM gene encoding LPS translocon maturation chaperone LptM → MRICWSHWAMIALVVALGSASLLASCGQKGDLYLPEEPAEETRNEDGLR